From Hydractinia symbiolongicarpus strain clone_291-10 chromosome 11, HSymV2.1, whole genome shotgun sequence, the proteins below share one genomic window:
- the LOC130614018 gene encoding DNA polymerase III subunit epsilon-like, translating to MDVRFEDAYITFDTETTGKDPNTDRIVQLAFLKQDNTGEIVTKTFYFNPCMKRELQLDAYKIHKISPDFLLGKKPFSKHAEEILSFLDVKFLVGHNVLFDWNFLYNEFKRLGKPSHDGQGWLERLISKNFLLIDTYKMSLAAYPSLYSCRLQNVAKHLNIKIETESRKKYGISSPSKKRSIEIKTKKDDTSFHDAMFDTLVTNEVFTTSVSKLVPRTPNKLVPRTQKTENISIHDIPRQYTIAISDVIMLDKYLQGDANTEEITRLKDMALHTMSTLPSTRRKLVKDLSVTALQNDVNFFTKSDDINDQRNKALRELVLKELLTEKLETKNEKRKNEAHETVDKYYPQKKARPMV from the coding sequence ATGGATGTTCGCTTTGAGGATGCATATATCACCTTTGATACGGAAACTACAGGAAAAGACCCGAACACCGATCGCATCGTACAACTCGCTTTCCTCAAACAAGACAACACTGGAGAGATTGTcacaaaaacgttttattttaaTCCTTGCATGAAGAGAGAGCTACAGCTAGACGCTTATAAAATCCACAAAATTAGCCCTGACTTTTTGTTGGGGAAAAAGCCTTTTTCCAAGCACGCTGAAGAGATTCTCAGTTTTCTAGATGTGAAATTTTTAGTTGGTCATAACGTACTGTTCGACTGGAACTTTTTATACAACGAATTCAAACGATTAGGCAAACCGTCACATGATGGTCAAGGTTGGTTGGAGAGATTGATATCAAAAAACTTTCTCCTAATAGACACTTACAAAATGAGCTTAGCTGCCTACCCTTCGTTATACAGTTGCCGGTTACAAAACGTGGCAAAACATTTGAACATAAAAATCGAGACAGAATCCAGGAAGAAGTATGGTATATCGAGTCCGAGTAAGAAACGTTCGatcgaaataaaaacaaaaaaagacgaCACCTCATTTCACGATGCAATGTTTGACACACTGGTAACTAATGAAGTTTTCACAACAAGTGTAAGCAAATTAGTCCCCAGGACTCCAAACAAGTTAGTTCCCAGGACACagaaaacagaaaatataagcatacatgATATACCCAGGCAATATACAATCGCCATAAGTGATGTAATTATGCTAGACAAATATCTCCAAGGTGATGCAAACACAGAAGAAATTACCCGGCTAAAAGACATGGCTCTACACACCATGTCAACTCTTCCATCGACACGAAGAAAACTAGTAAAAGATCTATCAGTTACAGCCTTGCAAAACGATGTCAACTTTTTTACGAAGTCCGACGACATTAACGATCAACGAAACAAAGCCTTACGAGAACTTGTACTGAAGGAGTTACTAACAGAAAAACTGGAAACCAAaaatgagaaaagaaaaaatgaagcaCATGAAACAGTGGATAAATACTACCCACAAAAGAAAGCACGACCCATGGTGTGA
- the LOC130614019 gene encoding tripartite motif-containing protein 2-like isoform X2 translates to MEDGYHWVNSFKPSDFLVKDYRVVNHVASFGTYGRKSGQFLDPLGISSGEDFLCIADAMLKTINIYNHTENFLNNIGGGELLNVEKINTTKERYFASVFDVTVHKPSNTILVTDPTNKCIHALNKHGQKCDGLFAPKMKLLKSDTLAGICVTNDGLIIVVDSECGTLYVCNKEGEIQALIGREGNQSAEFCAPQFVCWDEFNQRLLVSDTANSRVQVLTIDGKFLFSFGSYGTEKGCFIYPSGIDVDEHGRVFVVDQGLHHIQVFDKNGDWLHTIGGPGVKDGCFHSPKSLTILPNGDLFVTDSLNCRIQHFA, encoded by the coding sequence ATGGAAGATGGATACCATTGGGTAAATTCGTTCAAACCATCCGATTTTCTCGTCAAAGATTACCGGGTAGTTAACCATGTTGCATCCTTCGGAACGTATGGTCGGAAATCCGGACAGTTTTTAGATCCGTTAGGGATATCCTCTGGAGAGGATTTTCTATGCATCGCAGATGCTATGTTAAAAACAATCAACATATACAATCAtactgaaaattttttaaataatatcgGTGGAGGAGAGCTactaaatgttgaaaaaataaacacaacgaAAGAGCGTTATTTCGCTTCTGTATTTGATGTGACTGTTCATAAACCTTCAAATACCATTTTGGTGACCGACCCAACAAATAAGTGTATACATGCATTAAATAAACATGGACAGAAATGCGATGGACTATTTGCACCAAAAATGAAACTATTAAAATCCGACACTTTAGCCGGCATATGCGTCACAAATGACGGTTTAATTATCGTCGTCGATAGCGAATGTGGTACGCTTTATGTGTGTAATAAAGAAGGTGAAATACAAGCTCTCATTGGTAGGGAGGGTAACCAATCAGCGGAGTTCTGTGCTCCGCAGTTTGTATGCTGGGATGAATTCAACCAAAGACTGTTAGTTTCCGATACCGCGAATTCTAGAGTGCAAGTTTTAACAATCGATGGTAAATTTCTGTTTAGTTTTGGAAGTTACGGTACCGAAAAAGGCTGTTTTATATATCCGTCTGGTATTGATGTAGACGAGCATGGGCGTGTCTTTGTTGTGGATCAAGGTTTACATCACATCCaagtttttgataaaaatgGGGACTGGCTGCACACAATAGGGGGGCCTGGTGTCAAAGATGGTTGTTTTCATAGCCCAAAAAGTTTGACTATTTTGCCAAACGGGGATTTATTTGTTACTGATAGTTTAAATTGCAGAATACAGCATTTTGCCTAA
- the LOC130614019 gene encoding tripartite motif-containing protein 2-like isoform X1, which translates to MFCGKQVYVAKAFTDRRRRKMEDGYHWVNSFKPSDFLVKDYRVVNHVASFGTYGRKSGQFLDPLGISSGEDFLCIADAMLKTINIYNHTENFLNNIGGGELLNVEKINTTKERYFASVFDVTVHKPSNTILVTDPTNKCIHALNKHGQKCDGLFAPKMKLLKSDTLAGICVTNDGLIIVVDSECGTLYVCNKEGEIQALIGREGNQSAEFCAPQFVCWDEFNQRLLVSDTANSRVQVLTIDGKFLFSFGSYGTEKGCFIYPSGIDVDEHGRVFVVDQGLHHIQVFDKNGDWLHTIGGPGVKDGCFHSPKSLTILPNGDLFVTDSLNCRIQHFA; encoded by the exons ATGTTTTGTGGAAAGCAGGTGTATGTAGCGAAAGCGTTCACG gATCGAAGACGACGAAAAATGGAAGATGGATACCATTGGGTAAATTCGTTCAAACCATCCGATTTTCTCGTCAAAGATTACCGGGTAGTTAACCATGTTGCATCCTTCGGAACGTATGGTCGGAAATCCGGACAGTTTTTAGATCCGTTAGGGATATCCTCTGGAGAGGATTTTCTATGCATCGCAGATGCTATGTTAAAAACAATCAACATATACAATCAtactgaaaattttttaaataatatcgGTGGAGGAGAGCTactaaatgttgaaaaaataaacacaacgaAAGAGCGTTATTTCGCTTCTGTATTTGATGTGACTGTTCATAAACCTTCAAATACCATTTTGGTGACCGACCCAACAAATAAGTGTATACATGCATTAAATAAACATGGACAGAAATGCGATGGACTATTTGCACCAAAAATGAAACTATTAAAATCCGACACTTTAGCCGGCATATGCGTCACAAATGACGGTTTAATTATCGTCGTCGATAGCGAATGTGGTACGCTTTATGTGTGTAATAAAGAAGGTGAAATACAAGCTCTCATTGGTAGGGAGGGTAACCAATCAGCGGAGTTCTGTGCTCCGCAGTTTGTATGCTGGGATGAATTCAACCAAAGACTGTTAGTTTCCGATACCGCGAATTCTAGAGTGCAAGTTTTAACAATCGATGGTAAATTTCTGTTTAGTTTTGGAAGTTACGGTACCGAAAAAGGCTGTTTTATATATCCGTCTGGTATTGATGTAGACGAGCATGGGCGTGTCTTTGTTGTGGATCAAGGTTTACATCACATCCaagtttttgataaaaatgGGGACTGGCTGCACACAATAGGGGGGCCTGGTGTCAAAGATGGTTGTTTTCATAGCCCAAAAAGTTTGACTATTTTGCCAAACGGGGATTTATTTGTTACTGATAGTTTAAATTGCAGAATACAGCATTTTGCCTAA
- the LOC130614019 gene encoding uncharacterized protein LOC130614019 isoform X3, whose translation MAFLGDIKSFDRSSLSSAETIVTKHNGRKIKESVSGEELSLNCPELDDACFSEFFVFDASPDKNLHKVCKGLFIGSQDASANLEELQASGITHILNVAVYTENHYPKLFTYKNVSMYDVPSYDISEHFEDCSKFIENAITSNGSVLCHCNAGISRSSTVIMAYLMKYKNMTLDDALELVQKARPIAMPNIGFLVKLQEYGLKLK comes from the exons ATGGCTTTTCTGGGTGATATTAAATCTTTTGACAGGTCAAGTTTGTCATCAGCTGAAACTATTGTTACAAAACATAATGGTAGAAAG ataaaagaGTCTGTTAGTGGTGAAGAATTGTCGCTCAACTGTCCGGAACTAGATGATGCATGCTTTTCAGAATTTTTCGTATTTGATGCATCACCTGATAAAAACTTACATAAAGTATGTAAAGGCCTCTTTATTGGTTCTCAAGATGCATCAGCAAACCTGGAAGAACTGCAAGCTTCGGGTATCACACACATATTAAATGTGGCAGTTTATACTGAAAATCATTATCCCAAG CTCTTCAcatataaaaatgtttcaatGTATGATGTTCCAAGTTATGACATATCAGAGCATTTTGAGGATTGTTCGAAGTTTATAGAAAATGCAATTACATCAAACGGTTCTGTTCTTTGTCACTG CAATGCTGGTATATCAAGATCCTCTACTGTTATCATGGCGTAtctaatgaaatataaaaacatgacTCTTGATGATGCTTTGGAGCTCGTCCAAAAAGCAAGACCTATTGCAATGCCAAACATTGGATTTCTTGTCAAACTGCAAGAATATGGCTTGAAACTAAAGTAG